AGTATGTCCTGCTCGGCCGGCGTGAGGGCCCGGGCGGCACCGGAGGGGAGGTTGCCGAGCTTGACGGGGCCGAAGCGCGTACGCACGAGACGCTCGACTTCGAGACCGAGGGCGTCACAGAGACGGCGCACTTCGTGGGTGCGGCCTTCGGCAATGGTGAGTTCGAAGGCCCAGCGGCGATTGCCGAGGGGAGCCGCCGTCACGTCACGCGGATAGACCATGCCGTCTTCCAGTTCCACGCCGCGCCGCGCTTCGCGGGCCGCGGTCACGGCGTCGCCGCGCACGGTGGCCACATAGGTACGCTCCACTTCACGGCTCGGATGGGTGAGCGCGTGTGCGGCCGTGCCATCGGTGGTCAGCAGGATGACGCCTTCGGTCATGAAGTCGAGCCGCCCCACGTACACGAGACCGGGCGCGTCCTCCACGAGATCGAACACCGTGCGCCGTCCCTCCGGATCCTTGCGCGTGGTCATGACGGCCGCCGGCTTGTGCAACACAATCCAGCGATGCGCCGACACGGCCGTCTTGACCGGCTGTCCGTCGAGCGTGATCTGATCGCGCTTCGGGTCGACCACCTGCCCGACGGTGGCCACACTGCCGTTGACCTGCACGCGGCCCTCCGCGACGGCCTTGTCGGCCTCGCGGCGACTCACCACTCCGGCGCGCGCGAGTGCACGTTGCACACGCATGG
This region of Gemmatimonas sp. UBA7669 genomic DNA includes:
- a CDS encoding pseudouridine synthase, which translates into the protein MAARNEGPMRVQRALARAGVVSRREADKAVAEGRVQVNGSVATVGQVVDPKRDQITLDGQPVKTAVSAHRWIVLHKPAAVMTTRKDPEGRRTVFDLVEDAPGLVYVGRLDFMTEGVILLTTDGTAAHALTHPSREVERTYVATVRGDAVTAAREARRGVELEDGMVYPRDVTAAPLGNRRWAFELTIAEGRTHEVRRLCDALGLEVERLVRTRFGPVKLGNLPSGAARALTPAEQDILEAVIASG